In Pongo abelii isolate AG06213 chromosome X, NHGRI_mPonAbe1-v2.0_pri, whole genome shotgun sequence, one DNA window encodes the following:
- the SOWAHD gene encoding ankyrin repeat domain-containing protein SOWAHD has translation MAQPGGAANRAPTASLAPTSQSLRCAPQPRPSRADTGSLGRYWGKAAAAASREPPFPGTLMHSAAGSGRRRGALRELLGLQRAAPAGWLSEERAEEVGGPSGPGNSRLCLEPREHAWILAAAEGRYEVLRELLEAEPELLLRGDPITGYSVLHWLAKHGRHEELILVHDFALRRGLRLDVSAPGSGGLTPLHLAALQGHDMVIKVLVGALGADATRRDHSGHRACHYLRPDAPWRLRELSGAEEWEMESGSGCTNLNNNSSGTTAWRAASAVGATAVETSRRAAASRTKAKDAAGSRVAQMHSLFRHLFPSFQDR, from the coding sequence ATGGCCCAGCCCGGAGGGGCCGCGAACCGGGCACCCACGGCTTCTCTCGCGCCGACCTCGCAGAGCCTGCGGTGCGCCCCGCAGCCCCGCCCCTCGAGAGCGGACACTGGTAGCCTGGGCAGGTACTGGGGCAAAGCCGCAGCCGCCGCCTCCCGGGAGCCCCCCTTCCCAGGCACACTGATGCACTCTGCAGCGGGCTCGGGGCGCCGGCGGGGAGCGCTGCGGGAACTGCTGGGGCTGCAGCGGGCGGCTCCTGCCGGGTGGCTGTCCGAGGAGCGCGCCGAGGAGGTGGGCGGGCCCAGCGGGCCGGGCAACAGCAGGCTGTGCCTGGAACCGCGGGAGCACGCGTGGATTCTGGCAGCCGCCGAGGGCCGCTATGAGGTGCTGCGGGAGCTGCTGGAGGCTGAGCCGGAGCTGCTGCTGCGGGGCGACCCGATCACCGGCTACTCGGTTCTGCACTGGCTGGCCAAGCACGGGCGCCACGAGGAGCTCATTCTGGTACACGACTTCGCCCTACGCCGGGGGCTGCGGCTCGACGTGAGCGCCCCAGGCAGCGGCGGCCTCACGCCCCTCCACCTGGCGGCCCTTCAGGGCCACGACATGGTCATCAAGGTGCTGGTGGGCGCCCTGGGTGCTGACGCTACGCGCCGCGACCACAGCGGCCACCGGGCCTGCCACTATCTGCGGCCCGACGCGCCTTGGAGGTTGCGGGAGCTGTCGGGAGCCGAGGAATGGGAGATGGAGAGCGGCAGCGGGTGCACCAACCTGAACAACAACAGCAGCGGCACCACTGCGTGGAGGGCCGCGAGCGCAGTGGGCGCGACGGCTGTGGAGACAAGCAGGAGAGCGGCGGCGTCGCGGACCAAGGCGAAGGACGCCGCGGGCAGCCGGGTGGCGCAAATGCATAGCCTTTTCCGCCATCTGTTCCCCTCATTCCAGGACCGTTGA